From one Lysinibacillus sp. G4S2 genomic stretch:
- a CDS encoding IS1182 family transposase, protein MLSKQETLALSPHMAIYDLVVPKDNMLRQMKELIDFTFVLEELETKYCLDNGRYAISPIRMFKYLLLKAIYDISDVDVVERSKYDMSFKYFLDMAPEEGVIEASSLTKFRRLRLQDVQLLDLLIHKTVELAIAQGVLKSKTLIVDATHTKARYQQKSPKEFLQEKSKQVRKAVYQFDETMKSKFPTKPTSQDIQKEVDYCHQVIQIIEENKAIAQIPSVQEKVNVLKEVIEDYELKINYSADPDARVGYKSKENPFFGYKTHLAMSDERLITAVVVTTGEKSDGNYLQELVEKSEQAGIEVNTILGDTAYSGKENLLYTKKKEIQLISRLHPVITNGQRKQESKFEFNKDADLYVCPAGHLAKSKSIKKRKNSTQNTQLKYFFDIEKCKVCPLKEGCYKEGAKTKSYSVSLLSNEHIEQEVFQETESFKQLAKERYKIEAKNSEIKNRHGYNQANATGLFGMQIQAAATLFVVNMKRILKLMNEKSKE, encoded by the coding sequence ATGCTTTCCAAACAAGAAACGCTTGCTCTTAGTCCTCATATGGCAATCTATGATTTAGTTGTGCCAAAAGATAATATGCTTCGTCAAATGAAGGAATTAATTGATTTTACTTTTGTTTTAGAGGAATTAGAGACTAAATATTGTCTAGATAATGGTCGTTACGCTATTTCACCTATTCGTATGTTCAAATATTTATTACTTAAGGCAATTTATGATATTTCTGATGTTGATGTAGTAGAACGTTCTAAATATGATATGTCCTTTAAATATTTTTTAGATATGGCACCAGAAGAAGGTGTTATTGAGGCAAGTTCTTTAACAAAATTCCGTCGATTACGTTTACAAGATGTCCAATTGTTAGATTTACTCATTCACAAAACCGTAGAACTAGCTATTGCACAGGGTGTTTTAAAAAGTAAAACATTGATTGTAGACGCAACACATACGAAGGCACGCTACCAACAGAAGTCCCCGAAAGAGTTTTTACAAGAGAAATCAAAACAGGTACGAAAAGCCGTGTATCAATTCGATGAAACAATGAAATCAAAATTTCCCACTAAACCGACTTCTCAAGATATCCAAAAAGAAGTGGACTATTGTCACCAAGTCATTCAAATAATAGAAGAAAATAAGGCTATTGCTCAAATACCAAGTGTACAAGAAAAAGTAAATGTCCTCAAAGAAGTTATTGAAGATTATGAGCTTAAAATAAATTACTCAGCTGATCCTGATGCACGTGTCGGTTATAAATCTAAAGAGAATCCTTTCTTTGGTTATAAAACACATTTGGCAATGAGTGATGAAAGACTTATAACAGCAGTAGTTGTAACAACAGGTGAAAAAAGTGACGGGAATTATTTACAAGAGCTAGTAGAGAAGAGTGAGCAAGCAGGCATAGAAGTGAACACCATTCTTGGAGATACAGCGTATTCTGGTAAAGAGAATTTATTATACACAAAAAAGAAAGAGATTCAACTCATTTCAAGGCTACATCCTGTTATTACGAACGGTCAACGGAAGCAAGAAAGTAAGTTTGAGTTTAATAAAGATGCCGATTTATATGTGTGCCCTGCTGGACATTTAGCAAAGAGTAAAAGTATTAAAAAGCGTAAGAATTCCACGCAAAATACACAATTAAAATATTTCTTTGATATAGAAAAATGTAAAGTTTGTCCTTTAAAAGAAGGGTGTTATAAAGAAGGAGCGAAAACAAAAAGTTATTCAGTTTCTCTTCTGTCAAATGAACACATAGAACAAGAAGTGTTTCAGGAAACGGAATCCTTTAAACAATTGGCAAAAGAACGCTATAAAATCGAAGCAAAGAATAGTGAAATAAAAAACAGACACGGGTATAATCAAGCAAACGCCACGGGTCTATTTGGTATGCAAATACAAGCAGCCGCAACGCTATTTGTCGTGAATATGAAGAGAATTTTAAAACTAATGAACGAAAAAAGCAAAGAATAA
- a CDS encoding TetR/AcrR family transcriptional regulator, which translates to MNSLTSRQLKALETREKLLKTSLDLFNKHGFEYVSVEQITKACNVSKGTFYTHFPSKYDVILEKFKELDSFYSTVEKNIDRTLPASEKILLLYQEQMKYLTNVVGKDLLRTVYTAAMTNQVEQDHYLINPQRKIFQIINSYIEEGIRLGEFRQDLQVTDMQAVIQRCMRANIYDWLIHNEDFDLAIEMAQFTAIVLDGLKVK; encoded by the coding sequence ATGAATTCACTAACTAGTCGTCAATTAAAAGCATTAGAAACACGGGAAAAATTACTAAAAACATCATTAGACCTTTTTAATAAACATGGATTTGAATATGTATCTGTTGAACAAATTACTAAAGCATGTAATGTATCGAAGGGAACGTTTTACACTCATTTCCCATCTAAGTACGATGTTATTTTAGAAAAATTTAAAGAGCTTGATAGTTTTTATAGCACGGTGGAAAAAAATATTGACCGTACTTTACCAGCAAGTGAAAAAATTCTACTACTTTATCAAGAACAAATGAAGTACTTAACAAATGTTGTCGGAAAAGATTTATTGAGAACAGTCTATACTGCAGCTATGACAAATCAAGTAGAACAAGATCATTATTTAATTAATCCACAAAGGAAAATATTCCAAATTATTAATTCCTATATCGAGGAAGGCATTCGACTCGGGGAGTTTCGTCAAGATTTACAAGTAACTGACATGCAGGCTGTTATTCAACGTTGTATGCGTGCAAACATCTATGATTGGTTAATCCATAATGAAGACTTCGATTTAGCTATAGAAATGGCACAATTTACAGCTATTGTATTAGATGGATTGAAAGTGAAATAA
- a CDS encoding NAD(P)-dependent oxidoreductase, giving the protein MTEKLGFIGLGNMGLPMSINLLKAGFTVYGFDTNSKAMEQFIDEGGVGLATAKEVAEQSDIIMTSLPTPQIVELVYKSEQGIIHHAKKGSLLIDFSTVNPELNDSLHKEAQSLGLRYLGAPVSGGVIGAIHATLTIMVGGEEEDYQSGSEIFGIVGKNIYHLGTSPSVGTRIKLLNNLMIGFYTEAVAETIVLGEKMGIHADTLYEVLSNSYGQSRIYERNYVEYMKNENYQPGFSTNLLLKDLRLAKNMAKEAGVPLRIGEQLVDLYSNISQQGYGENDMSAAYLSLKEKCKIEQF; this is encoded by the coding sequence ATGACGGAGAAATTAGGTTTTATCGGCTTAGGCAATATGGGGTTACCGATGTCGATTAATTTATTAAAAGCAGGCTTTACGGTTTATGGCTTTGACACTAATTCAAAGGCAATGGAACAATTTATAGACGAAGGCGGAGTCGGACTAGCAACAGCAAAGGAAGTTGCAGAACAAAGTGATATTATCATGACGAGTTTGCCGACACCTCAAATCGTGGAACTAGTGTATAAATCGGAACAGGGAATCATACACCATGCTAAGAAAGGGAGTTTATTAATAGATTTCAGTACGGTAAATCCCGAATTAAATGATTCCTTACATAAAGAAGCGCAATCATTGGGGTTACGTTACCTCGGAGCACCTGTTAGCGGGGGAGTCATTGGGGCAATTCATGCAACTCTAACGATAATGGTCGGAGGAGAAGAGGAAGATTATCAAAGTGGGTCTGAAATATTCGGAATAGTCGGGAAAAACATTTATCATCTTGGGACTTCTCCAAGTGTAGGTACACGCATAAAATTACTCAATAATTTAATGATTGGCTTCTATACAGAGGCAGTCGCTGAAACGATTGTGCTTGGCGAAAAGATGGGTATCCATGCAGATACGCTGTATGAAGTTTTAAGTAATAGCTATGGTCAAAGTCGTATTTATGAACGTAATTACGTAGAATATATGAAAAATGAAAACTATCAGCCAGGCTTTTCTACAAACCTTTTATTAAAAGATTTGAGACTAGCTAAAAATATGGCAAAAGAGGCAGGGGTACCACTTCGAATCGGGGAACAGTTGGTAGATCTTTATAGTAATATTTCTCAACAGGGTTATGGAGAAAATGATATGTCTGCCGCTTATTTAAGTTTAAAAGAAAAATGCAAAATTGAACAATTTTAA
- a CDS encoding SLC13 family permease: MLEYIGLFGSLALLVYLTMRGVNLLISAPLTALIAAVTNGLAFFPQTADENQANFLTSYMDGFTGFVGSWYLMFMAGAIFGKVMEDTGAADSVSKWIVEKIGVKYAAYAVVLAAAVLTYGGVSVFIVAFSVYPMAISLFKQANFPRRFIPAALGLGSVTFTMTSAGSPEIQNWIPIQYLNTTPYAGWQVSIVVAIFMAIGGSLWLNWMIKRAVKSGEVFIERSNDPVVDESRKLPSPILSLVPLLVVLGISFVFHDSLGTSALIVALTSGCITAYLVSYKYSKSVGATLAAGAMGAVVAIANTAAVVGFGGVVKATPSFVATVDVMTNIPGSPLIGGALAIAVIAGLTGSASGGQTIAMPLLAPHYIDMGVDTEALHRTIAIASGSLDSLPHGGYVVTTINSVCNEKHKDAYMPFGALTVIIPIIGTIIAIILFSLGM, from the coding sequence ATGTTAGAATACATTGGACTTTTTGGTAGTTTAGCTTTACTTGTGTATTTAACAATGAGGGGTGTTAATTTACTTATTTCAGCACCATTGACTGCATTGATAGCGGCTGTAACGAATGGTCTAGCATTTTTTCCACAAACAGCTGATGAGAATCAAGCTAACTTTTTAACAAGTTATATGGATGGGTTTACTGGATTCGTTGGTTCATGGTATTTAATGTTCATGGCAGGTGCAATTTTCGGAAAGGTAATGGAGGATACTGGGGCGGCTGATAGTGTTTCTAAATGGATTGTGGAAAAAATCGGGGTTAAATATGCAGCCTATGCCGTAGTACTTGCTGCAGCTGTACTAACGTATGGTGGTGTCTCCGTCTTTATCGTAGCCTTTTCGGTATATCCAATGGCTATTAGTTTATTCAAGCAAGCGAATTTCCCTCGTCGCTTTATTCCAGCAGCGCTTGGTTTAGGTTCTGTAACCTTTACGATGACCTCGGCAGGTTCACCTGAAATTCAAAACTGGATTCCTATTCAATACCTTAATACAACGCCATATGCTGGATGGCAAGTAAGTATAGTTGTTGCAATTTTTATGGCAATTGGTGGATCTCTGTGGCTAAATTGGATGATTAAACGTGCAGTAAAAAGTGGAGAAGTATTTATTGAACGATCTAATGATCCAGTTGTTGATGAATCTCGTAAGCTTCCGAGTCCAATTTTAAGTCTTGTACCACTATTGGTAGTTTTAGGTATTTCCTTTGTGTTCCATGATTCTCTTGGAACTTCAGCTTTAATTGTGGCATTAACGAGTGGATGTATTACGGCTTATTTAGTGAGCTATAAATATTCAAAATCTGTCGGAGCCACACTAGCAGCTGGTGCAATGGGTGCCGTTGTAGCTATTGCTAATACAGCAGCAGTGGTTGGCTTCGGAGGTGTGGTAAAAGCTACACCATCATTTGTGGCAACTGTTGACGTAATGACTAATATTCCTGGAAGTCCGTTAATTGGCGGTGCATTAGCCATCGCAGTAATAGCAGGTTTAACAGGCTCGGCCTCTGGTGGTCAAACAATCGCAATGCCTTTACTTGCGCCACACTATATTGACATGGGGGTTGATACCGAGGCATTACACCGTACAATTGCTATTGCGTCGGGGTCTCTCGATTCATTGCCACATGGCGGTTATGTAGTAACAACTATCAATTCTGTATGCAATGAAAAGCATAAGGATGCTTATATGCCATTTGGTGCCTTAACTGTCATTATACCTATCATAGGTACGATAATCGCAATCATATTATTCTCACTAGGAATGTAG
- a CDS encoding 3-hydroxybutyrate dehydrogenase, with the protein MKGKTVFITGAARGIGLSMALAFAEQGANVVITDINEQLLAEAINNNPQLTAYTCDVADEQAICDAIDFTVKKFKTIDILINNAGFQNVSFIEDFATEIFESMQKVMLVAPFIAMKYAIPHMKNNKFGRIINMASINGVIGFAGKAGYNAAKHGLVGLTKVAALEVATEGITVNAICPGYVDTELVRNQFTDLAKTRGIQVEDVLEQVLYPLVPQKRLLDVSEITGLALYLASDMAKGLTGQAVILDGGYTAQ; encoded by the coding sequence GTGAAAGGAAAAACAGTTTTTATTACTGGAGCAGCTCGTGGTATCGGGTTATCCATGGCACTAGCGTTTGCTGAACAAGGTGCGAATGTAGTGATAACAGATATTAATGAACAGCTTTTAGCAGAGGCAATTAACAACAATCCTCAATTAACTGCATACACATGTGATGTTGCGGATGAACAGGCAATATGTGATGCGATTGACTTTACTGTTAAAAAGTTTAAGACAATAGATATTTTAATCAACAACGCAGGGTTTCAGAATGTTTCTTTTATCGAAGATTTCGCGACAGAAATATTTGAATCAATGCAAAAAGTGATGCTTGTTGCACCTTTTATCGCAATGAAATATGCGATACCACATATGAAGAACAATAAGTTTGGCCGCATTATTAATATGGCATCCATTAATGGAGTTATTGGGTTTGCTGGGAAAGCTGGATACAATGCCGCTAAGCATGGACTTGTCGGTTTAACGAAAGTGGCCGCATTGGAGGTTGCAACAGAGGGGATCACAGTGAATGCGATTTGTCCAGGCTATGTCGATACAGAATTAGTGCGTAATCAGTTTACGGATTTGGCCAAGACAAGAGGGATTCAAGTAGAAGATGTGCTTGAGCAGGTGCTTTATCCGCTCGTACCTCAAAAACGCTTACTTGATGTATCAGAAATTACAGGACTTGCGCTTTATTTAGCAAGTGATATGGCAAAGGGTTTAACAGGTCAAGCAGTTATTTTGGATGGCGGTTATACAGCACAATAG
- a CDS encoding iron-containing alcohol dehydrogenase: MIQTKTIFTVHSPGTIVYGRDSFEEVGVYAKKLGTKALIISDPIMDNLGFVKQCSTLLKTNGLEAVSYLGVTTEPVDTYVAEGLRVLQSEGCDIIISVGGGSCIDTGKAIAVVATNGGYIGEYMKMAKIAEQAPIPHIAIPTTAGTGSEATDATVITNTTNEVKMMIKQPAFMPNVAIVDPILTVTSPPAITAATGIDALSHAIESYLSRLAHPYSNVLARSAMELIVNNMLKVYEHGDDIEAREAMSLGSMQAGLSFSNASVALVHGMSRPIGALFHVPHGISNAMLLPAVLEFSKDSCVDRLADLGEFFNKDKEPLSQEELANLAIVSIKEMCKKMDIGNLQQWGIDEQAFYAAISKMAADAIASGSPGNNPKVPTYEELIELYKIAYHYEF, encoded by the coding sequence ATGATACAAACAAAAACAATCTTCACGGTTCATTCGCCAGGAACTATCGTTTATGGACGAGATTCTTTTGAAGAAGTCGGTGTCTATGCAAAAAAATTAGGGACTAAAGCGCTTATCATTAGCGATCCGATAATGGATAACTTAGGCTTTGTTAAACAATGTAGCACTTTATTAAAAACCAATGGATTGGAAGCGGTTTCATATTTAGGTGTTACAACGGAACCTGTGGATACGTATGTGGCAGAGGGACTACGTGTTTTACAATCTGAGGGCTGTGATATCATCATTTCCGTTGGTGGTGGGAGCTGTATTGATACAGGGAAAGCAATCGCGGTAGTGGCAACGAATGGTGGCTACATTGGCGAATATATGAAAATGGCAAAAATTGCTGAGCAAGCACCGATTCCACATATTGCGATACCGACAACAGCGGGGACTGGCTCAGAAGCAACGGATGCAACAGTCATTACTAACACGACGAATGAAGTGAAAATGATGATTAAGCAGCCTGCATTTATGCCAAATGTAGCGATCGTAGACCCGATTTTAACGGTTACATCTCCACCCGCCATCACTGCAGCAACAGGTATTGACGCGTTAAGTCATGCGATTGAGAGCTATTTATCACGTTTAGCACATCCTTACTCGAATGTACTTGCGCGATCAGCGATGGAGTTAATCGTTAATAATATGTTAAAAGTTTATGAGCACGGTGATGATATTGAAGCTCGTGAAGCGATGTCACTAGGCTCAATGCAAGCAGGTCTTTCATTCTCCAATGCTTCTGTTGCATTAGTACATGGTATGTCTCGCCCAATAGGAGCCCTATTCCATGTACCACATGGTATTTCAAATGCCATGCTCTTGCCAGCAGTATTAGAATTTTCAAAGGATTCTTGTGTCGATCGGCTTGCAGATTTAGGTGAATTTTTCAATAAAGATAAAGAGCCGTTATCTCAAGAAGAGCTTGCTAATTTAGCTATAGTTTCGATTAAGGAAATGTGCAAGAAGATGGATATAGGTAATTTACAACAATGGGGAATCGATGAACAAGCCTTTTACGCAGCTATTTCAAAAATGGCTGCTGATGCAATTGCCAGCGGTAGCCCTGGAAATAATCCTAAGGTGCCGACATATGAAGAACTAATTGAGCTTTATAAAATTGCTTATCATTATGAGTTTTAG
- a CDS encoding HIT family protein codes for MEECFICNKHTGNIQTSGVMIYEDEYVYVGHIDKNGAPNYLGHIMIDLKRHVPTLGDMTIEEAKAFGVIMARVSKAIMECEKAEHIYSLVSGNSVPHLHMHLVPRYPNTSKQYWGPDAVYDWENAPMGDNSEVVKLCTRIKIYLENHADE; via the coding sequence ATGGAAGAATGTTTTATTTGTAATAAACACACGGGTAACATCCAAACTTCAGGGGTCATGATTTATGAAGACGAATATGTTTATGTTGGACATATTGATAAAAATGGAGCACCCAATTATTTAGGTCATATTATGATCGATTTAAAAAGACATGTTCCTACTCTAGGAGATATGACTATAGAAGAAGCAAAAGCATTTGGCGTTATTATGGCTAGGGTCAGTAAGGCAATAATGGAGTGTGAAAAGGCTGAGCATATCTACTCATTGGTTTCTGGAAACTCAGTGCCACATTTGCATATGCATTTAGTTCCACGATACCCTAATACCTCTAAACAGTATTGGGGACCAGATGCTGTTTATGATTGGGAAAATGCTCCGATGGGGGACAATAGCGAAGTTGTTAAACTTTGTACACGTATAAAAATATATCTGGAGAATCATGCAGATGAGTAA
- a CDS encoding protein phosphatase 2C domain-containing protein, with protein MSKSIEEFSWVGSQENFIDHPNLYPIKHVIVGRYGGNSDAGQYKNEDGCLVWLDEKEDWEFTILLDAHNSAESAQIITEQFFYHKNEIKHLLSLPTNHQTFKRIEEKILAIFQSEEFLSVCRNITGETACLIVVRKDKYVWWFSVGDCVLYLFHEELAALGQYQLNQRQFYEWIGQVNTFEQDVPCYSVGIKELRKGENRLFLTTDGLIECPGESYSNPINIYNAFLNSTDKESIWSMLKNIRRNGVRDSTTIVFWKVTISKEATRASDQEASS; from the coding sequence ATGAGTAAATCAATAGAAGAGTTTAGCTGGGTAGGTAGCCAAGAAAACTTTATTGATCATCCAAATCTTTATCCAATTAAACATGTTATTGTGGGACGCTATGGTGGTAATTCCGATGCAGGACAATATAAAAATGAAGATGGTTGTTTAGTATGGCTAGATGAAAAGGAAGATTGGGAATTTACTATTTTACTGGATGCTCATAATTCAGCTGAGAGTGCTCAAATAATTACCGAACAATTTTTTTATCATAAAAATGAAATAAAACATTTATTATCTTTACCAACAAACCATCAAACCTTTAAAAGAATTGAGGAGAAGATTTTAGCAATATTTCAATCTGAAGAGTTCTTATCTGTTTGCAGGAATATTACGGGAGAAACAGCATGTTTAATTGTCGTAAGAAAGGATAAATATGTTTGGTGGTTTTCAGTTGGAGACTGTGTTCTTTATTTATTTCACGAAGAACTGGCTGCACTAGGTCAGTATCAATTAAATCAAAGGCAATTTTACGAATGGATAGGACAAGTCAATACGTTTGAACAGGACGTCCCTTGCTATAGTGTTGGCATTAAAGAATTAAGAAAAGGAGAAAATCGTCTTTTTCTCACTACAGATGGCTTAATTGAATGTCCAGGTGAGTCGTATTCTAACCCTATTAACATTTATAATGCCTTCCTTAACTCTACTGATAAGGAAAGCATTTGGTCAATGTTAAAGAATATTAGACGTAATGGTGTAAGGGATAGCACGACCATCGTTTTTTGGAAAGTTACTATTTCAAAGGAAGCCACTAGAGCAAGTGATCAAGAAGCAAGTTCGTAG
- the fadH gene encoding 2,4-dienoyl-CoA reductase: MLQGKTIIITGGSSGMGLYMAKQFVTEGANVVITGRNEERLAEAKAFILEAGKTIETFQMDVRVPEHAEAMLAFAVEKFGQVDGLVNNAAGNFIVHAEDLSPNGWKAVIDIVLNGTFFCSSAVGKYWIQNNIKGSILNMVATYAWNAGAGVIHSAAAKAGVLSLTRTLAVEWGKQYGVRVNAIAPGPIERTGGAEKLWVSEAAAARTLDSVPLGRTGTPEEIADLATFMMSDKARYMNGECVTLDGGQWLNQYPF; the protein is encoded by the coding sequence ATGTTGCAGGGGAAAACAATTATTATTACTGGTGGATCAAGTGGAATGGGGCTTTATATGGCAAAGCAATTCGTTACTGAAGGTGCAAATGTTGTTATTACTGGTCGTAATGAGGAGCGATTAGCGGAGGCGAAAGCTTTTATTTTAGAGGCTGGAAAAACGATTGAAACATTTCAAATGGATGTTCGAGTGCCAGAACATGCAGAAGCAATGTTAGCATTTGCTGTTGAAAAGTTTGGACAGGTTGATGGGCTTGTGAATAATGCAGCCGGCAATTTTATAGTGCATGCGGAGGATTTATCACCAAATGGCTGGAAGGCAGTTATTGATATTGTTTTAAATGGGACATTCTTCTGTTCTTCTGCAGTCGGTAAGTATTGGATTCAAAATAATATTAAAGGGTCGATTCTTAATATGGTCGCGACTTACGCATGGAATGCAGGGGCTGGTGTTATTCATTCAGCGGCTGCGAAAGCAGGTGTATTGTCGTTGACTAGAACGTTAGCTGTTGAATGGGGTAAACAGTATGGAGTTCGAGTAAATGCAATTGCTCCTGGTCCAATTGAGCGTACAGGTGGTGCAGAGAAGCTCTGGGTGTCAGAGGCTGCTGCCGCTCGAACGTTAGACTCTGTTCCGTTAGGCCGTACAGGTACTCCTGAAGAAATAGCTGATTTAGCAACATTTATGATGTCTGATAAGGCAAGATATATGAACGGTGAATGTGTGACACTTGATGGCGGGCAATGGCTAAATCAGTATCCATTCTAA
- a CDS encoding short-chain dehydrogenase has protein sequence MGMWLIPALIAITIIAVISLVSTLKIAKMTSERKSEKDTPISETVEEYTTMLNPIVWVYGIFLLFLGIMIFYYWSKTGY, from the coding sequence ATGGGTATGTGGTTAATACCGGCTCTTATTGCCATTACGATTATTGCTGTCATTTCGCTTGTGTCAACGTTGAAAATTGCCAAAATGACGTCTGAACGGAAATCAGAAAAGGATACACCGATTTCAGAAACCGTTGAAGAATATACAACTATGCTAAACCCAATTGTTTGGGTATATGGCATTTTTCTACTCTTCTTAGGCATAATGATTTTTTATTACTGGAGTAAGACAGGTTATTAA